Within the Dialister hominis genome, the region TATTTTTATGTCATTGAGACTTCGGCAGACCTTTGAATGATTGAAATTCATTCCGAATATCTTTTCCGTCTGTTCCAAGAGTGTCAATTTCATGTATAATAAGTTAGGATTTCATAAAGGCCGGACGGACGGCGGAAGGAGAGTGCCATGGAAGAGAAAATCACTGACTCTACAGCGGTGTATTTTCTGAAGCGCATGATCAATCGTTTCAATGACGATAATGTCACAGCGCTGGCGGCAGAAAGTACATACTACTTCATACTGGGACTGATTCCTTTCATGATCTTCTTCGTGAACGCCATGCTTTTCTTCGCGGCACCGCAGGTCGACCTTATTACAAAGGCAGTCCATTACTTACCTCAGCAGGTCGCTGTCACGCTGCAGGCCAACATCAACCGTATCCTGCAGGCAAGAAGCTCCATCTGGCTGGTTGTCGGTCTTGCTACCGCCTTGTGGACAGCCTCCCAGGGGGTCACGACGCTGATCCGGTCCATGGACTGCGCCTTCTATGGAGACAGGGACAAGCAGTCTTATATCAAAGTCAAAATCAAGTCACTCATCTTCACGATGCTCATCTCATTTGCGATGATCCTTTCCCTTGGTCTTATCGTTTTCGGAAACGCAGTCGTCTATGCGATTGCCTACTACTTCAATGTGGCGGATGTATTTCTTGAAATGTGGACGATGGCCAAGTTCGGCATCCCGTTCGTAATCTTCACCTTTTCTCTGGCAGGCTTCTATCAGTTCGCGCCGGCAGGAAGGAGAAGCGAGTGGAAACGCATCATTGCGGCATCCTTCATCGTGACAGTCGTACTCTTGGGACTGACAGCCGCTTACGGGTACTACATCCTTCATGTATCATCCATGGGCATCACGTACGGCTCCCTGATCGGCTTGATCGTCCTCTTCATCTGGTTCCACCTGACAGCCATGACAATCATCACAGGCGGTGAATTCATCATGGCATGGGATGAAACAGCAAGACGACATGATCTGGACGAAATCATAAAAAGTGAATAAAAAATGGCAGTAAAAAAGATGTGATCGAAACCGGTCACATCTTTTTCGTTTCTATCATGGAAATCAGGGTTTCATGTTCAGGTTGATGAAGCTCTGCATTTCTTCAAAGGCATCGACACTGTCCTGTATCTCAGGGACGCAGAAGGGGAAGTCGTGGGACATGTAGGGATAGACGGTGAGCGTCACTTTGACATCGTCAGAAGCGGCTTTCTCAGCAAGCTTCATGCCTTCATCCAGAAATACTTCGTATCCGCCGGTCTGGATCAGCATGGGAGGAAGGCCCGTGAGATCGCCGTAAAGAGGGGACAGGTAAGGGTCATCCAGCTTTGCGCCTTTGGCGTAGGATGGATGATTGATTTCGTAGAACATGTTTGGATTGATTTCGCCAAGGATCAGATCTTTTTTCACGCTGCCCTGTCTCGATGGAGAAATCGTTTCCATCGTCGTCCACGGGGAGTCAAGGATAAGGAGTCCGGGCTGGGGAAGCTTTTCATCCTTCAGCTTCAGCGAAAGAGCCAGGGCAAGGTTTCCTCCGGCAGAATCGCCAAAGACGATGATGCTCTTGGGATCGCAGCCGCCTTTGAGGAGTGACTGATACGCCGTGAAGGCATCATCCAGTGCAGCCGGATACGGATACCTCGGCGCAATCCGGTAGTCTACCATGTAGGTGTCCCTCGCATTGGAAAGGACAGACTGACGCATGCGATCCTTCTGTATTCAGCATGGAGGGGCGTGGTGTATCCGCCGCCATGAAGCTGGAGAACGGTCCTGTTCGGCGAGCCCTTGGGATTCACCAGTTTTTCCATGTAGAAACTGCCCATATCAAATCTTGTGTAGGTCCAGTCATCCGGTACTTCAAAGGGATGGCTGACAGGCTTTGCATCCTTGGCAGGGTGGAAGCTGGCATACATTTCCTTATAGATATAGGCCTGATTGGAAGCATTGTCCATCTGAAGGCCCGATTCAGGCAGCGACCAGGCAGGCGCGGCAGAAGCGGAGAAGCTTCCTGTGAAAAGGGCAAAGCCCATAATGCCGGCAGCGGCAAGACGTGAAAGTTTCCTGTTCATAAAATCCTCCTTGACCTGCTTTTATAATTTGGGTTCTTCACGCTTTTTTGTGGGATAAAAATAATAACATATAAAATTGGCATTGAAAAAGAGCATTATCTACTCCAAAATGTAAGTTGCCTAAAACTACGCACGGAGGTCGAATAATGCTCTTTTATTACCATAATGAA harbors:
- a CDS encoding YihY/virulence factor BrkB family protein — protein: MEEKITDSTAVYFLKRMINRFNDDNVTALAAESTYYFILGLIPFMIFFVNAMLFFAAPQVDLITKAVHYLPQQVAVTLQANINRILQARSSIWLVVGLATALWTASQGVTTLIRSMDCAFYGDRDKQSYIKVKIKSLIFTMLISFAMILSLGLIVFGNAVVYAIAYYFNVADVFLEMWTMAKFGIPFVIFTFSLAGFYQFAPAGRRSEWKRIIAASFIVTVVLLGLTAAYGYYILHVSSMGITYGSLIGLIVLFIWFHLTAMTIITGGEFIMAWDETARRHDLDEIIKSE
- a CDS encoding alpha/beta hydrolase → MRQSVLSNARDTYMVDYRIAPRYPYPAALDDAFTAYQSLLKGGCDPKSIIVFGDSAGGNLALALSLKLKDEKLPQPGLLILDSPWTTMETISPSRQGSVKKDLILGEINPNMFYEINHPSYAKGAKLDDPYLSPLYGDLTGLPPMLIQTGGYEVFLDEGMKLAEKAASDDVKVTLTVYPYMSHDFPFCVPEIQDSVDAFEEMQSFINLNMKP